One Setaria viridis chromosome 5, Setaria_viridis_v4.0, whole genome shotgun sequence genomic region harbors:
- the LOC117857849 gene encoding peroxiredoxin-2F, mitochondrial — protein sequence MASALARRARGSAAAAAALWGAARGFASVGSDIVSAAPGVSLQKARSWDEGVATKFSTTPLKDIFYGKKVVIFGLPGAYTGVCSQAHVPSYKNNIDKLKAKGIDSVICVAVNDPYVLNGWAEKLQANDAIEFYGDFDGSFHKSLDLEIDLSAALLGRRSHRWSAFVDNGKIKSFNVEEAPSDFKVSSAEVILDQI from the exons ATGGCGTCGGCGCTGGCGAGGAGGGCGAggggctccgcggcggcggcagcggcgctgtGGGGCGCGGCAAGGGGATTCGCTTCGGTGGGGTCCGACATCGTCTCAGCGGCGCCCGGCGTGTCGCTGCAGAAGGCGCGGTCCTGGGACGAGGGCGTCGCCACCAAGTTCTCCACCACGCCTCTCAAGGACATCTTCTAC GGGAAGAAGGTGGTCATCTTCGGCTTGCCT GGTGCATATACTGGAGTTTGTTCACAAGCACATGTTCCTAGTTACAAGAACAACATTGATAAGTTGAAAGCAAAAGGGATTGACTCTGTTATCTGTGTAGCTGTGAATGATCCGTACGTCCTAAATGGATGGGCAGAAAAGCTACAGGCTAATGATGCA ATTGAGTTCTATGGTGACTTTGATGGGAGTTTCCACAAAAGCTTGGATTTGGAGATAGACCTATCTGCTGCTTTGCTCGGCCGCCGATCTCACAG ATGGTCGGCTTTCGTTGACAATGGCAAGATCAAGTCTTTCAATGTTGAGGAAGCACCATCTGATTTCAAGGTTTCTAGTGCCGAAGTGATCCTTGACCAGATCTGA